One Saccharopolyspora erythraea NRRL 2338 genomic region harbors:
- a CDS encoding gamma-glutamyltransferase family protein, producing MFTTRPELAGTHGMVASTHWLASAVGMAVLEDDGNAFDAAVAAGFVLQVVEPHLNGPGGEVPALFATAEDPRPRALCGQGPAPRGATIRHYRDELGLELVPGTGFLATTVPGAWDGWLTLLRDHGTKSLRDVLKYAIGYARNGYPAVERIATTIATVREMFTEHWPTSAELWLLPGGEVPRPGALLRNPALAGTWERLLAESEAAATGREARIDAARRAWSQGFVAEAVEEFVRTPHRDNSGRDNAGVIIGQDLADFEATYEDPLTADLPGGWTLAKFGIWSQGPALVQQLRMLEDAEVGYADGVADAATVHAAAEAAKLAFADREAWYGDSAEEGVLEDLVSRDYAASRRALIGERASMELRPGAPGGRRVRLPGFVAQERGAGGPKDPSGVGLGEPTVSPTGESRGDTVHIDVVDRWGNMVSATPSGGWLQSSPAIPGLGFCLGSRAQMFWLDEGLPNSLAPGRRPRITLSPSLALRDGVPVLAFGTPGGDQQDQWQLCFWLAHVRAGLNLQEAIDSPAWHSGAFPSSFYPRTWEPGRLVVESRLGEDRIAELRRRGHDVLDGGPWALGRLSAVSRDPETGTLRAAANARGAQGYAAGR from the coding sequence GTGTTCACCACCCGCCCGGAGCTAGCAGGCACGCACGGCATGGTCGCGTCCACCCATTGGCTGGCTTCGGCGGTGGGGATGGCCGTCCTCGAGGACGACGGGAACGCCTTCGACGCCGCGGTGGCGGCCGGGTTCGTGCTCCAGGTCGTCGAGCCGCACCTCAACGGCCCGGGCGGCGAGGTCCCCGCGCTGTTCGCCACCGCCGAGGACCCGCGGCCGCGCGCCCTGTGCGGGCAGGGTCCCGCTCCGCGCGGTGCGACCATCCGGCACTACCGCGACGAGCTCGGCCTGGAGCTGGTCCCGGGCACCGGCTTCCTCGCCACGACCGTGCCCGGCGCCTGGGACGGCTGGCTGACGCTGCTGCGCGACCACGGCACGAAGTCGCTGCGCGATGTCCTCAAGTACGCCATCGGCTACGCGCGCAACGGCTATCCGGCGGTGGAGCGGATCGCCACCACCATCGCCACGGTCCGCGAGATGTTCACCGAGCACTGGCCGACCTCCGCCGAGCTGTGGCTGCTGCCGGGCGGCGAGGTGCCGCGGCCCGGAGCGTTGCTGCGCAATCCGGCGCTCGCCGGCACCTGGGAGCGGCTGCTGGCCGAGTCCGAGGCCGCCGCGACCGGTCGGGAGGCGCGCATCGACGCCGCCCGCCGGGCCTGGTCGCAGGGGTTCGTGGCGGAGGCGGTCGAGGAGTTCGTCCGCACCCCGCACCGCGACAACTCCGGCCGCGACAACGCGGGCGTGATCATCGGCCAGGACCTGGCCGACTTCGAGGCCACCTACGAGGACCCGCTCACCGCGGACCTGCCCGGCGGTTGGACGCTGGCGAAGTTCGGCATCTGGTCGCAGGGCCCCGCACTGGTCCAGCAGCTGCGGATGCTGGAGGACGCCGAGGTCGGCTACGCCGACGGCGTCGCCGACGCCGCCACCGTGCACGCCGCCGCGGAGGCGGCCAAGCTCGCCTTCGCCGACCGCGAGGCCTGGTACGGCGACTCCGCCGAGGAGGGCGTGCTGGAGGACCTGGTGTCCCGCGACTACGCCGCCTCGCGCCGCGCGCTCATCGGCGAGCGCGCGTCGATGGAGCTGCGCCCCGGCGCTCCCGGCGGTCGGCGGGTCCGCCTGCCCGGCTTCGTCGCGCAGGAGCGCGGCGCGGGCGGCCCGAAGGACCCCAGCGGCGTCGGGCTCGGCGAGCCGACGGTTTCGCCGACCGGGGAGAGCCGGGGCGACACGGTCCACATCGACGTGGTCGACCGCTGGGGGAACATGGTGTCGGCGACGCCGTCCGGCGGCTGGCTCCAGTCCTCCCCGGCGATCCCCGGACTCGGTTTCTGCCTAGGCAGCCGGGCGCAGATGTTCTGGCTGGACGAGGGCCTGCCGAACTCGCTCGCCCCGGGCAGGCGCCCGCGCATCACGCTCAGCCCGTCGCTGGCGCTGCGCGACGGCGTGCCGGTGCTGGCCTTCGGCACCCCGGGTGGGGACCAGCAGGACCAGTGGCAGCTGTGCTTCTGGCTCGCGCACGTGCGGGCCGGCCTGAACCTCCAGGAGGCGATCGACTCGCCCGCCTGGCACAGCGGTGCCTTCCCCAGCTCCTTCTACCCGCGCACGTGGGAGCCGGGGCGGCTGGTCGTGGAGTCCCGCCTGGGCGAGGACCGCATCGCCGAGCTGCGCCGCCGCGGCCACGACGTGCTCGACGGCGGTCCGTGGGCGCTCGGCCGCCTGTCGGCGGTCTCCCGCGACCCCGAGACCGGCACGCTGCGCGCCGCGGCGAACGCGCGCGGCGCGCAGGGCTACGCGGCAGGGCGGTGA
- a CDS encoding putative bifunctional diguanylate cyclase/phosphodiesterase, producing the protein MSDTGLHADTDQPVGPLGRALRDYAVFTLDPDGLVTSWNLGAELIIGATASEVIGRSAAVFHTAEQRAEGHPEWVLEQARKLGSHVDEGWRVRKDGSLFWAHVVTTALWSSKGELRGYAKVARDDTVVHNKLEQSSRRLEQSSRLFRDLFSLTPVALGLFDRHGTVLDCNMAMCELFGHLPERLRGSHATALIPQDAPAREQLVEAFARGVPPDGESVQECRLVRSDGEPVFCELHIARAEEDSGEPFWVVVFEDVTDRYREAESLRYWAYHDELTGLWNRAAIPDLLADAHPDRAAVLYCDIRNFSRVNESLGYPAGDEVLVALARRLEEHLPEGWPVARAAGDEFAVICPDVEEAGGIAAVATTVSRVMHAAIEVRGERIQVSSMIGAAVASESGGRGEDLVRLAMSALVRAKKTGRVGISMAEPALIDSLEGRLRLEAELRRALDRDELTLHYQPQVGADGTIRSAEALIRWPHPQRGLLHPDVFLPIADQNGMMPDIDRWVVRRALRDAARWPAPRDGEPVAVSLNIGELMPGYPIFTDLLERAVTETGIDWSRIIVELVETAIVDLPSRVRAGMAELTGRGVRFAVDDFGTGYSSLSRVRDFPAQIIKVDRTFVSEITTSPYDFVVVKAVTDLAGALGCSCVAEGVETVGQFDRLRSIPIERYQGWLFSKAVPSAELADLIEAGPIRPALAVAE; encoded by the coding sequence ATGTCCGACACAGGCCTGCACGCGGACACCGACCAACCGGTCGGACCGCTGGGGCGGGCGCTGCGCGACTACGCCGTCTTCACCCTCGACCCGGACGGGCTGGTGACCAGCTGGAACCTGGGCGCCGAGCTGATCATCGGAGCGACGGCCTCCGAGGTGATCGGGCGCAGCGCCGCGGTGTTCCACACCGCCGAGCAGCGCGCCGAGGGGCACCCGGAGTGGGTGCTGGAGCAGGCGAGGAAGCTGGGCAGCCACGTCGACGAGGGCTGGCGGGTCCGCAAGGACGGCAGCCTGTTCTGGGCGCACGTGGTGACGACCGCGCTGTGGTCTTCCAAGGGTGAGCTCCGCGGCTACGCGAAGGTCGCCAGGGACGACACCGTCGTACACAACAAGCTGGAGCAGTCCTCGCGCCGGCTGGAGCAGTCCTCCCGGCTGTTCCGGGACCTGTTCTCGCTGACGCCGGTCGCGCTCGGGCTCTTCGACCGCCACGGCACGGTGCTCGACTGCAACATGGCGATGTGCGAGCTGTTCGGCCACCTGCCCGAGCGCTTGCGCGGCAGTCACGCCACCGCGCTGATCCCGCAGGACGCCCCTGCCCGCGAGCAGCTCGTCGAAGCGTTCGCGCGCGGCGTCCCGCCGGACGGGGAGAGCGTCCAGGAGTGCCGGCTGGTCCGCTCCGACGGCGAGCCGGTCTTCTGCGAGCTGCACATCGCCCGCGCCGAGGAGGACTCCGGCGAGCCGTTCTGGGTGGTGGTCTTCGAGGACGTCACCGACCGGTACCGGGAGGCCGAGTCGCTGCGCTACTGGGCCTACCACGACGAGCTCACCGGGCTGTGGAACCGCGCGGCCATCCCCGACCTGCTCGCCGACGCCCACCCCGACCGCGCCGCGGTGCTCTACTGCGACATCCGCAACTTCAGCCGGGTCAACGAGTCGCTCGGCTACCCGGCGGGCGACGAGGTGCTCGTCGCGCTGGCGCGGCGGCTGGAGGAGCACCTGCCCGAGGGCTGGCCGGTGGCCCGGGCGGCCGGTGACGAGTTCGCGGTGATCTGCCCGGACGTCGAGGAGGCGGGCGGGATCGCCGCGGTGGCGACCACCGTCTCGCGCGTCATGCACGCGGCGATCGAGGTGCGCGGCGAGCGCATCCAGGTGTCATCGATGATCGGTGCGGCTGTGGCCAGCGAGTCCGGCGGCCGGGGCGAGGACCTGGTGCGGCTGGCCATGTCGGCGCTGGTGCGGGCGAAGAAGACCGGCCGCGTCGGGATCTCGATGGCCGAACCCGCGCTGATCGACTCGCTGGAGGGCAGGCTGCGGCTGGAGGCCGAGCTGCGGCGCGCGCTCGACCGCGACGAGCTGACCCTGCACTACCAGCCGCAGGTCGGCGCCGACGGCACGATCCGCTCCGCCGAGGCGCTGATCCGCTGGCCGCACCCGCAGCGGGGACTGCTGCACCCCGACGTGTTCCTGCCGATCGCCGACCAGAACGGCATGATGCCCGACATCGACCGCTGGGTGGTGCGCCGGGCGCTGCGCGACGCCGCGAGGTGGCCGGCACCGCGCGACGGTGAGCCGGTCGCGGTCTCGCTGAACATCGGTGAGCTGATGCCCGGCTACCCGATCTTCACCGACCTGCTCGAACGCGCGGTGACCGAGACCGGCATCGACTGGAGCCGGATCATCGTCGAGCTGGTCGAGACCGCGATCGTCGACCTGCCCAGCCGGGTGCGCGCCGGGATGGCCGAGCTGACCGGCCGCGGCGTGCGGTTCGCGGTGGACGACTTCGGCACCGGCTACTCGTCGCTGAGCCGGGTGCGCGACTTCCCGGCGCAGATCATCAAGGTCGACCGCACCTTCGTCAGCGAGATCACCACCAGCCCGTACGACTTCGTCGTGGTGAAGGCGGTGACCGACCTGGCTGGCGCGCTGGGCTGCTCCTGCGTCGCCGAGGGCGTCGAGACGGTGGGGCAGTTCGACCGGCTGCGCAGCATCCCGATCGAGCGCTACCAGGGCTGGCTGTTCTCCAAGGCGGTTCCCTCGGCCGAGCTGGCCGACCTGATCGAGGCGGGCCCGATCCGGCCGGCCCTGGCCGTGGCCGAGTAG
- a CDS encoding glycerate kinase, with protein sequence MRFLVAPTGFKECLDAREVADAIGAGIRRVVPRAVVDAMPLIDGGEGSARQLAGTTGGELVPVVVTGPVGEPVRSHFALLGGDGPRTAFVEVAAAAGLSLVPPGRRDPGLTTSRGVGELIAAALDAGTTRVVVGCGDSGICDGGAGALQALGAGVLDSTGRPVGSGGYALARARRIDTSGLDPRLRGVKLVIAANPSNVLTGPHGVARVFGPQKGATPAQVEEMAAAMSIWADLLRGHGGARIADLPGSGASGGLGAGLAAGLGGTLRSRFDVLFDQADLDRRLAVADLVITGEGAIDASTARGKVPAEVARLAKRRGKPVLAITGTIGPGAESSYDIGIDAIAGILTGPVDLADAISRAPELISDATARTLRMLLLGRSLAA encoded by the coding sequence ATGCGATTCCTGGTCGCTCCCACCGGGTTCAAGGAGTGCCTCGACGCGCGGGAGGTCGCCGATGCCATCGGCGCGGGCATCCGCCGCGTGGTGCCGCGGGCCGTCGTCGACGCCATGCCGCTGATCGACGGCGGGGAGGGGTCGGCCCGGCAGCTCGCGGGCACGACCGGCGGCGAGCTGGTGCCGGTCGTGGTCACCGGACCGGTCGGCGAGCCGGTGCGCTCGCACTTCGCGCTGCTCGGCGGCGACGGGCCGCGCACCGCGTTCGTCGAGGTCGCCGCGGCCGCCGGTCTCTCGCTGGTGCCGCCCGGCCGCCGCGACCCGGGGCTGACCACGAGCCGGGGCGTCGGGGAGCTGATCGCGGCCGCGCTGGACGCGGGCACCACCCGCGTCGTCGTCGGCTGCGGCGACTCCGGGATCTGCGACGGCGGTGCCGGGGCGTTGCAGGCGCTGGGGGCGGGAGTGCTCGACAGCACCGGCAGGCCCGTCGGCAGCGGCGGCTACGCACTCGCCCGCGCACGCCGCATCGACACCAGCGGCCTGGACCCCCGGCTGCGCGGCGTGAAGCTGGTGATCGCCGCGAACCCGAGCAACGTGCTGACCGGGCCGCACGGCGTGGCCCGCGTGTTCGGACCGCAGAAGGGCGCGACTCCGGCGCAGGTCGAGGAAATGGCGGCCGCCATGAGCATCTGGGCGGACCTGCTGCGCGGGCACGGCGGCGCGCGGATCGCCGACCTGCCCGGCAGCGGCGCCTCCGGAGGTCTCGGAGCCGGGCTCGCGGCCGGGCTCGGCGGCACCCTGCGGTCCCGGTTCGACGTGCTGTTCGACCAGGCCGACCTGGACCGCCGCCTGGCCGTCGCCGACCTGGTGATCACCGGTGAGGGCGCCATCGACGCCTCCACCGCGCGCGGGAAGGTCCCCGCCGAGGTCGCCCGGCTGGCCAAGCGCCGCGGGAAGCCGGTGCTGGCCATCACCGGCACCATCGGCCCCGGGGCGGAGAGCAGCTACGACATCGGCATCGACGCCATCGCCGGGATACTGACCGGTCCGGTGGACCTCGCCGACGCCATCAGCCGCGCACCCGAGCTGATCTCCGACGCCACCGCCCGCACCCTGCGGATGCTGCTGCTCGGGCGGTCGCTCGCGGCCTGA
- a CDS encoding SLC13 family permease: MNVGQQGGDHRIAGRVHGDERGVDYRTPARPRAAEPPRRETGWAVGLTAAALALLGGVSLLLLPAEQARAAGTVLVFAAAVAGWISKRFDDTHVALAAAAAVVAIGALEPDEMFETLGSEQIWLLVAAFVLAAGISRTGLPARLAVSLICRARSARALVHLVSAGLVVTALLIPSTSGRAALVLPVFTALASAFAGRPRLVRALSLLFPTVVLLSAVATLVGAGAHLITSQILDEATGAGIGFAQWLLWGLPLAVVSSHVAAELVLLLFTRRADRTARLRVDGAGLRERMGIPERVQRHELRAAALLGAVVVLWSTESLHPFPPALVALAGALLITAPKVGTVRIGAAVSEIPWSTLLFMAATTALGLALTESGAASWAAELLLSGSGSTLLVSVVVLSTLAHLLVQSRSARSSVLIPLVVPAAAAAGMNPAALAFASTAAAGFCHTLPSSAKPVAMFAAVPDVPTYTARDLLKLSALLAPVLAALVLLFATQVWPVLGLPLR; this comes from the coding sequence ATGAACGTCGGGCAGCAAGGGGGCGACCACCGCATCGCCGGCCGCGTGCACGGCGACGAGCGGGGAGTCGACTACCGGACTCCGGCCCGCCCGCGGGCGGCCGAACCACCGCGGCGCGAAACCGGCTGGGCCGTGGGGCTCACCGCCGCCGCCCTGGCGCTGCTCGGCGGCGTCTCGCTCCTGCTCCTGCCCGCCGAGCAAGCGCGGGCGGCAGGCACCGTGCTGGTGTTCGCCGCCGCGGTGGCCGGCTGGATCAGCAAGCGCTTCGACGACACCCACGTCGCGCTGGCGGCGGCCGCGGCGGTGGTCGCCATCGGCGCCCTCGAACCCGACGAGATGTTCGAGACGCTCGGCTCGGAGCAGATCTGGCTGCTGGTCGCGGCGTTCGTGCTGGCGGCGGGCATCAGCCGCACCGGGCTGCCCGCCCGGCTGGCGGTCTCGCTGATCTGCCGCGCCCGCTCGGCCCGCGCGCTGGTCCACCTGGTCTCCGCCGGGCTGGTCGTGACCGCGCTGCTGATCCCCAGCACCAGCGGTCGGGCCGCGCTCGTGCTGCCCGTCTTCACCGCGCTCGCGTCGGCCTTCGCCGGCCGCCCGCGGCTGGTGCGCGCGCTCTCGCTGCTCTTCCCGACGGTCGTGCTGCTCTCGGCGGTCGCCACCCTCGTCGGTGCCGGCGCACACCTGATCACCAGCCAGATCCTCGACGAGGCCACCGGCGCGGGCATCGGCTTCGCGCAGTGGCTGCTGTGGGGTCTGCCGCTGGCCGTCGTGAGCTCGCACGTCGCCGCGGAGCTTGTGCTGCTGCTGTTCACCCGGCGAGCCGACCGGACCGCGCGCCTGCGCGTCGACGGTGCCGGGCTCCGCGAGCGGATGGGGATCCCCGAGCGCGTCCAGCGCCACGAGCTGCGCGCCGCCGCTCTGCTGGGCGCGGTCGTGGTGCTGTGGAGCACCGAGTCGCTGCACCCGTTCCCGCCCGCGCTGGTCGCGCTCGCCGGGGCGCTGCTGATCACCGCGCCGAAGGTGGGCACCGTCCGGATCGGCGCCGCCGTGTCCGAGATCCCCTGGTCGACGCTGCTGTTCATGGCGGCCACGACCGCGCTCGGCCTCGCCCTGACCGAGTCCGGCGCGGCGTCGTGGGCCGCCGAGCTGCTGCTCTCGGGCTCCGGCTCGACGCTGCTGGTCTCGGTCGTGGTGCTGAGCACCCTGGCGCACCTGCTCGTGCAGTCCAGGTCCGCGCGGTCGTCGGTGCTGATCCCGCTGGTCGTCCCGGCCGCCGCGGCGGCGGGGATGAACCCGGCCGCGCTGGCCTTCGCCTCGACCGCCGCCGCGGGCTTCTGCCACACGCTGCCCTCGTCGGCCAAGCCGGTGGCGATGTTCGCCGCCGTGCCCGACGTCCCCACCTACACCGCGCGCGACCTGCTGAAGCTGTCCGCGCTGCTGGCTCCGGTGCTCGCCGCGCTGGTGCTCTTGTTCGCCACCCAGGTCTGGCCGGTCCTCGGCCTGCCGCTGCGCTGA
- a CDS encoding DMT family transporter has protein sequence MSNDVFTPSRPAPGRTRFTTGPLPVLLASALWGTTGTAATYAPASAGALSIGAATMGFGGILLCLVAGRSALRVLRSAPVGLLLTGALSIAVYPLAFYSSMALAGVAVGTVVTLGSAPVFAAVVERVLDGVRLDGRWALAAAVTVGGGVLLITDGVQLGDAGGAVAGTLLGLLAGLSYAMYSWVAARILRGGRHGSRAVMGAMFGSAALVLLPVFAWTGGPLLSTGVGVAVTAYLAVVPMGLAYVLFGAGLRHTPVRVATTLSLLEPVVAALLGVFVVGERLGAMAWLGMAGIGIGLVLVLTRR, from the coding sequence GTGTCCAACGACGTCTTCACGCCTTCCCGCCCCGCGCCCGGAAGGACCCGGTTCACCACCGGCCCCCTGCCGGTCCTGCTCGCCTCCGCCCTGTGGGGCACGACCGGCACCGCCGCCACCTACGCGCCCGCGTCCGCCGGCGCCCTTTCGATCGGGGCGGCGACCATGGGCTTCGGCGGGATCCTGCTCTGCCTGGTCGCCGGTCGCTCCGCGCTGCGCGTGCTGCGCTCGGCGCCGGTCGGCCTGCTGCTGACCGGTGCGCTGTCCATCGCCGTGTACCCGCTGGCGTTCTACTCCTCGATGGCCTTGGCCGGGGTCGCGGTCGGCACCGTCGTGACGCTCGGGTCGGCGCCGGTGTTCGCCGCCGTGGTCGAGCGCGTCCTCGACGGGGTCCGGCTCGACGGCCGCTGGGCGCTGGCGGCGGCCGTGACGGTCGGCGGCGGCGTCCTGCTCATCACCGACGGAGTCCAGCTCGGCGACGCCGGGGGAGCGGTCGCAGGCACCCTGCTCGGGCTGCTCGCGGGCCTGTCGTACGCGATGTACTCGTGGGTCGCCGCCCGGATCCTGCGCGGGGGCCGCCACGGCTCCCGGGCCGTGATGGGTGCGATGTTCGGCAGCGCCGCGCTGGTGCTGCTGCCGGTCTTCGCCTGGACCGGCGGGCCGCTGCTCAGCACCGGGGTTGGCGTGGCCGTCACCGCCTACCTCGCGGTGGTGCCGATGGGGCTGGCCTACGTGCTGTTCGGCGCGGGCCTGCGCCACACACCGGTCCGGGTCGCGACGACGCTGAGCCTGCTGGAGCCGGTGGTGGCGGCGCTGCTGGGCGTGTTCGTGGTCGGCGAGCGGCTGGGAGCGATGGCCTGGCTGGGCATGGCGGGCATCGGCATCGGGCTCGTCCTGGTCCTCACCCGGCGCTGA
- a CDS encoding response regulator transcription factor, with the protein MSKILIAEDEARIAAFIEKGLRANGFTTTVVGDGDTALDYVLTGDFDLVVLDLGLPGKDGFAVLRALRAQRVTVPVIILTARDSVHDTVAGLEGGADDYMTKPFRFEELLARVRLRLRPTDRAPEVTVLRDGELSLDLRTRRAQVPEGTVDLTAREFSMLELFLRHSGQVLSREQILSHVWGYDFDPGSNVVDVYVRALRRKIGSTRIHTVRGMGYRLGV; encoded by the coding sequence TTGAGCAAGATCCTGATCGCCGAGGACGAGGCCCGGATCGCCGCCTTCATCGAGAAGGGCCTGCGCGCGAACGGCTTCACCACGACCGTCGTCGGCGACGGCGACACCGCGCTCGACTACGTGCTGACCGGGGACTTCGACCTGGTCGTGCTCGACCTCGGCCTGCCGGGCAAGGACGGCTTCGCGGTGCTGCGGGCGTTGCGCGCCCAGCGCGTGACGGTGCCGGTGATCATCCTGACCGCGCGGGACTCCGTTCACGACACGGTCGCCGGCCTCGAAGGCGGCGCGGACGACTACATGACCAAGCCGTTCCGCTTCGAGGAGCTGCTGGCGCGGGTGCGGCTGCGGTTGCGGCCCACCGACCGGGCTCCGGAGGTGACGGTGCTGCGCGACGGCGAGCTGTCGCTGGACCTGCGCACCCGGCGCGCCCAGGTGCCCGAGGGAACCGTCGACCTGACGGCACGGGAGTTCTCGATGCTGGAGCTGTTCCTGCGCCACTCCGGTCAGGTGCTCTCGCGCGAGCAGATCCTCTCCCACGTCTGGGGCTACGACTTCGACCCCGGCTCGAATGTCGTGGACGTCTACGTGCGGGCGCTGCGGCGCAAGATTGGCAGCACACGCATCCACACCGTCCGCGGCATGGGCTACCGCCTCGGCGTCTGA
- a CDS encoding sensor histidine kinase yields MTTEPRTAQRRHGTRIPARAQIMGWMLLVLVVVLLSVILIVRQFLHNDVNNQVTRSMEQEAREFSQFAEKGRDPVTRQLFTDPQSLFHSHLSRQYPDTAEALIGVWRTPAGLEPITQAQDGLKPVASDPAVLGPIVSSPANHGRVDTPAGPMRWVKVHAVSNGVDAWFVTEHFTAAETAEADRTVQTLLLVSAFGVLLAAISSWVVAAEILAPVRTVRQAAAEISEHDLTRRIPVEGRDDIAALADQFNAMLDRLEDAFRTQRRFVDDASHELRTPITIVRGNLELLGDDPAEREEVVRLCTDELDRMTRIVEDLLMLAKADRPDFVTPAPVSLAELTSDIEAKARSIADRRWVLEGIGEGEVVVDEQRVTQAMVQLAQNAVQHTEPGSTIRIGSALSLGRISLWVTDEGPGVDPAEVEKIFERFSHGSGPGRGGAGLGLAIVRAIAEAHHGRVRVLSAPGEGATFGLELPATPGTRTAEESDS; encoded by the coding sequence ATGACGACTGAGCCGCGCACCGCCCAGCGCAGGCACGGCACCCGCATCCCCGCGCGCGCCCAGATCATGGGCTGGATGCTGCTGGTTCTGGTGGTCGTGCTGCTGTCGGTGATCCTGATCGTGCGGCAGTTCCTGCACAACGACGTCAACAACCAGGTCACCAGGTCGATGGAGCAGGAGGCCCGGGAGTTCAGCCAGTTCGCCGAGAAGGGCCGCGACCCGGTGACCAGGCAGTTGTTCACCGATCCGCAGTCGCTGTTCCACTCGCACCTGAGCAGGCAGTACCCCGACACCGCCGAGGCGCTGATCGGCGTGTGGCGCACGCCGGCGGGTCTGGAGCCGATAACCCAGGCGCAGGACGGGCTCAAGCCGGTGGCCTCCGACCCCGCCGTCCTCGGCCCCATCGTCTCCTCCCCCGCCAACCACGGCCGGGTCGACACCCCGGCCGGGCCGATGCGCTGGGTGAAGGTGCACGCGGTGAGCAACGGCGTGGACGCGTGGTTCGTCACCGAGCACTTCACCGCGGCCGAGACCGCCGAAGCCGACCGCACCGTCCAGACGTTGCTGCTGGTCAGCGCGTTCGGTGTGCTGCTCGCGGCGATCTCGTCGTGGGTGGTGGCGGCCGAGATCCTGGCCCCGGTGCGCACCGTGCGGCAGGCCGCGGCCGAGATCAGCGAGCACGACCTGACCCGGCGCATCCCGGTGGAGGGCCGCGACGACATCGCCGCGCTGGCCGACCAGTTCAACGCCATGCTGGACCGGCTGGAGGACGCCTTCCGCACGCAGCGCCGGTTCGTCGACGACGCCAGCCACGAGCTGCGGACGCCCATCACGATCGTGCGCGGCAACCTCGAGCTGCTCGGCGACGATCCGGCGGAGCGGGAGGAGGTGGTGCGGCTGTGCACCGACGAGCTGGACCGGATGACCCGCATCGTCGAGGACCTGCTGATGCTCGCCAAGGCCGACCGCCCCGACTTCGTCACCCCGGCCCCGGTCTCGCTCGCCGAGCTGACCAGCGACATCGAGGCCAAGGCCCGCTCGATCGCCGACCGCAGGTGGGTGCTGGAGGGCATCGGCGAGGGTGAGGTCGTGGTCGACGAGCAGCGGGTCACCCAGGCGATGGTGCAGCTCGCGCAGAACGCCGTGCAGCACACCGAGCCCGGCTCGACGATCAGGATCGGGTCCGCGCTGAGCCTGGGCCGGATCTCGCTGTGGGTCACCGACGAGGGACCCGGCGTCGACCCGGCCGAGGTCGAGAAGATCTTCGAACGCTTCTCGCACGGCAGCGGCCCCGGCCGCGGCGGCGCGGGGCTCGGACTGGCGATCGTCAGGGCCATCGCCGAGGCCCACCACGGACGGGTGCGGGTGCTTTCCGCGCCGGGCGAGGGCGCCACTTTCGGGTTGGAGCTGCCGGCCACCCCCGGCACCAGAACCGCTGAGGAGAGCGACTCTTGA